The Streptomyces griseiscabiei genomic sequence GGAGTGGACGGCCGCCGCGCGCCGGATGACCGCCGGGAAGGCGGTCGGTGACGGTGGGTACGGCGGGCTGCCGGAGGCCCCGCCGGACGACACCGGCGAGGCACTGGGGCTGAAGCCGTCCCGGCTGACGCTGACGGTCGGCTTCGGACCGGCGCTGTTCGACCGGTTCGGGCTGGCCGGGCGGCTGCCCGAGGCGCTGGTGGACCTCCCGCGGTTCGCCGGCGACAACCTGGACAAGGCCCGCAGCGGCGGCGACCTCTGCGTCCAGGCCTGCGCCGACGATCCGCAGGTCGCCGTGCACGCCGTCCGCAACCTCGCCCGCATCGGCTTCGGCAAGGTGTCGGTGCGCTGGTCGCAGCTCGGCTTCGGCAAGACCTCCTCGACGACGCCCGAGGCGCAGACCCCGCGCAACCTCATGGGGTTCAAGGACGGCACCCGCAACATCGCGGGCACGGAGACGGACCGGCTGAAGAGGTTCGTGTGGGTCGGCGAGAAGGACGTCGACGCGAACGCGGCCTGGATGAAGGGCGGTTCGTACCTCGTCGCCCGGCGCATCCGGATGCACATCGAGCCCTGGGACCGGACCTCGCTGCGGGAGCAGGAGGACATCTTCGGCCGGGACAAGGGCGAGGGCGCGCCGGTGGGCAGGGCGAAGGAGCGGGACGAGCCGTTCCTGAAGGCGATGCTGCCGGACGCGCACGTACGGCTCGCGCACCCCGACTCCAACCACGGCGCGACGCTGCTGCGGCGCGGCTACTCCTTCACCGACGGCACAGACGGGCTGGGCCGCCTCGACGCGGGCCTGTTCTTCCTCGCCTACCAGCGCGATGTGCGCACCGGGTTCATCCCGGTCCAGCGCAATCTGGCCACGGACGCGCTCAACGAGTACATCCAGCACGTGGGTTCGGCGGTCTTCGCCGTCCCGCCGGGCGTCCGGGACGCGGACGACTGGTGGGGCCGGGCGCTGTTCACCGGACCGTCGACGAAGGACTGAGGCCGTGTTCGCGAACTATCTGATCGGGCTGCGCGAGGGCCTGGAGGCGAGCCTGGTCGTCTGCATCCTCATCGCCTATCTGGTGAAGACGGACCGCCGGGACGCCCTGAGGCCCGTCTGGGCCGGCATCGGCGTCGCCGTCGGGCTGGCGCTCGCCTTCGGCTGTGTCCTCGAATTCGGCTCCCAGGAGCTGACGTTCAAGGCGCAGGAGGCGCTCGGCGGCTCCCTGTCGATCATCGCGGTGGCTCTGGTGACCTGGATGGTCTTCTGGATGCGGCGCACCGCCCGCCATCTCAAGGCCGACCTGCACGGCAAGCTGGACGCGGCCCTGCGGATGGGCACGGGCGCGCTGGTGGCGACCGCGTTCCTCGCGGTGGGCCGGGAGGGCCTGGAGACCTCGCTGTTCGTGTGGACGTCCGTACGGGCGTCGGGCGACGGCACCGAGGGGCCGCTGGCCGGGGTCCTGCTGGGCCTGGCGACGGCGGTGGTGCTCGGCTGGCTGTTCTACCGGGGCGCGCTGCGCATCAACCTCGCCCGGTTCTTCACCTGGACCGGCGGCATGCTGGTCGTGGTCGCCGCGGGCGTGCTCGCGTACGGCTTCCACGACCTCCAGGAGGCCGACTTCCTGCCCGGCCTCACCGACAAGGCGTTCGACATCACCGGGACGATCCCGCCGGACAGCTGGTACGGCACCCTGTTGAAGGGCGTGTTCAACTTCCAGCCCGACCCGACGGTCCTCCAAGTCACGGTCTGGCTCTTGTATCTGGTCCCGACGCTCGCGCTGTTCCTCGCCCCGGTAGGGTTCGCCTCCGGGAAGGGGAAGGTGAAGATTCCTGATGAGCAGGGGCAGGGTGCGCGGGGTCCGGAGTCCACGAAGGCTCCGTGAGGGACGCGGGGTTCGTGAGGTTCGTACGACTCGTACGGCTCGTACGCTGGTGACCACGGCGGTGGCCGCGCTGTCGCTGACGGTGAGCGGGTGTGTCGTGGTCCGCGGCGACCTGGAGGTCGTCCCCGCGGCGACCCCGGGTGAGGCGGCGCGGGCGCTGGAGGACTTCACCGCCGCGTACAACAAGGCGGACAAGGCGTACGACCCGTCCCAGGACGCCTCCCGGGTCACCGGCGCGCTCGCCGACATCGACGGCGGCAAGCTCCGCTCGGGCGCGAAGCTCACCCCGGGCGGCAACCCCAACCATGTGGCGCTGAAGCTGTCCGACGTCCGGTACACGATCCCGGAGAAGGCGGCCTGGCCGCGCTGGTTCGTGGCCGACGCCACCGCCAACAAGGGCAACGCGACGGACCGTTGGCTGTTCGTCTTCACCCGGGACGGGCTGACCGATCTGTGGGAGGTGTCCTTCCTCACGGTCGTGCCCGCCGACGACATGCCCGAGTTCCAGAAGGACGCGGACGGCCACGCGCAGGTCGTCCAGCCCGACGACGCGCAGCTCTCCGTCGAGCCCGCGCAGCTGCCCGACCGGTACGTCACCTATCTCAAGGAGGACAGCGCCCTCTTCGCGGACGGCCCGTACACCTCCGAGGAGCGTTCCCGGCGCCAGAAGAACGCGGCGAAGCCGGGGCTGGCGCGGCAGTACATCGACGAGGCCCTCACCAACGGCGACTACGCGCCGGTCGGTCTGCGCACCACGGACGGGGGCGCGCTGGTCTTCTTCACCACCCGCACCTACCAGAAGCAGACCGCCGCGCCGGGCGTGAGCATCCCCGTCAGGGACGCGGCCGTACGGGCGCTGATGACGGGCGAGCCCAAGGAGTCCCTGACCCTGGAGTTCGTGAACAACCAGGCGGTCCTCGATCCGGCGAAGACCGAGTCGGACCAGCAGGTGAAGGTCCTGAGCCAGGTGGGCGGGCTCACGGGGGCCAAGGGCGAGTGACGCGGGGCGGGTGAGGCGGGGCGGGTGACCGCCGGTGGCCCTGGGGCGTCAGCCCCGGGAGGGCCAGGCCGTGCCCGCGTGGTCCGACTGCTCGCCCACATGGCGGGAGCAGGCGTCGGTGAGGATCTCCAGCAGGCTCAGCGGGTCCGGCAGCGGGTGTTCCGGGCCGCGTACCCAGTGGACCGTGAGATCACCGGGGAGCCGGGCCGGCGGGACGAGGACGTAGGACCCCCGGCAGTGCCAGCGCAGGCCCGGGTGCTCGTCCATGGTCTCCGGATGGCAGTCCAGCTCGCAGGGCCACCACTCGTCCTCGTCCTCGGGAGTGCCCCGGGTGAGGGTGAAGAAGAGCAGCCGTCCCTCGCCGGACTCGGACTCGGACTCCGCGACGGGCCCCACCTCGATCCCGGCGGCGAGCAGCCGCTCCAGGGCCTCGCTGCCGGCGGCGAAGGGTACGTCCAGCACGTCGTGGACCATGCCGGTCGCGGTGATGAAGTTGGCCCCGGGCTGGTGCCGGGCCCAGCGCTCGATCTGGGCGCGGTCGGTGGTGGACTGCGTCTGCCAGGCGAAGGACACCGGGTGCCGGGCCGGGGTGGGACAGCCCACGCGGTCGCAGGAACACCGGTAGCCCGAGGGGTGCGCGGCGGGCGCGAGCGGGAGTCCGGCGGCGGCCGCGGCGAGCAGCAGCTCCTCACGGCCGGTGTCGTCGGCGGCCCCGTCGAGCGGGCGGCCGGTACGACGGGCACGCAGCCACTCGGAGATCCTGCCCTGCCGACCGCTCCGGCCGCCGAACGTCGCGCTCATCTATCGCCTCGCCTCGCTGTGGTGCGGACAGCATGCTTCATCGTCGCACCATCCTGCGCCGAGGGTGGCCGGAGCCCCCATCCGGGGTAGGTGGGGCGATGCCGGGGTGCGGACAGCGATGGTGTGCTATGGCGCGCTTTGGCGGGATTTAGGGGCCGGTCGCGGGTACCGCCCGGACGCCCTTTGGGCGCCACTTGGTCGGATTGATCACACTCGGGCGGGGAGTTGACAGGGCTCAGCGGGGTGCGAGGCCGTACAGGGCGTACTCAACGAGGGTGTCCGTGTAGTCGTACGAGATGGGGCCCGTGTGCTGCAGCCAGCGCTGGGCGAGCGGGGAGACGAAGAGCTCCAGGGCGATACGCGGGTCGATCTCGGCGCGTACGGCCCCCCGCTCCTGGGCCGCGCGCAGCCGCTTCACATACAGCTGGAGCTGGGGTTCGAGCAGTTTGCCGACGAACTCGACACCGAGCTCGCGGTTGACCACGCCCTCGGCGGCCAGGGCGCGCGAGGGGACTTCGAACCGGGGGTCGAGGAGTTCGTCGACGGTGGCGCGCAGGACCGCCTTGAGGTCGGCTTCGAGGTCCCCGGTGTCCGGGATCTCGTACTCGGCCCCGTCCCCGATGACCTCGGGCCGGGCCGCGGCCTCCGCCGCCTGGGCGCTCAGGTCGATGAACGCCTCCAGCAGCACCTCTCCCTTGGAGGACCACCACCGGTAGATCGTCTGCTTGCCGACACCGGCGCGGGCCGCGATGCCCTCGATGGTCGTCTTCTGGTACCCGACCTCGCCGACGAGGGCGAGGGCGGCGTCGTAGATGGCGCGGCGCGACTTCTCGCTGCGCCGGGCGGAATCAGGGGCGGTCTTGTTGGCCATGCCCCGAATTTATCAGGTTGACAAGACGGTGCGTCTCGCCACACAGTGGAGGAGTCTTACGAGACGAACCGTATCGTCGCAGTGAAGGGGAGTGTCATGACCCGAGGTGGAGCAGGGAACATGCTGGGAGTCGGCGGCTCCCGTCGGAACCTGGGCCGCGACGCCCTGCGCGGCGGCCCCGCCGACCGCCGCGTCGGCGGCGGGCTCGACGCCCAGGCCCAGAAGCGGGAGCTGCTGCGCAGGTTCCAGGAGAAGCAGGCGCGCCGAGGCGAACAGGAGGAACGCCGGGGCGACCGCACAGCCGGTGACCGCGCGGCCGACGAGTCCTCGTGATCAGATGCGGCCCCGGGCCCGGACCACCCGGAGGGTGAGCCCGTCCGGGCTGGTCAGCCGTAGTACGGAGCGGTCGGGGTCGTCGGGCCACGAGGCCCGGCCCCGACCGTGCGCGTGCACCCGCGCGGCGACGGCGGTCGGGTCGTCCGCCCCGACCGTCAGCTCCCACCGCGGGGCCGCGGACCCGGTGGCGGCGGCGGTGAAGTCCGCGTGGGCGACGTCCGTGCCGGTCACCTCGCGGTAGAAGTCCCGGGCCCGGTCCGGCCGTTCACAGGTCAGGACCATGCGGTGCGGGGTGCCGGGAGAGCCCGGCGGGAACCGCCACCCGCCGAACCGGTAAGGCTGCCAGAGCGAGACGGCGGCCCCCACCGGATCGACCAGGGTGGCCAGACGGCCCTGGTCTCCCGCGTCGAAGGGCGGGACGACCAGCTCGGCCCCGCGCGCCACCGCCCTGTCCGTACGGCGGTCGAGGTCGTCGACCGCCAGGTAGTAGGCGATGTGGGCGGGGGTCCCGGGCGGGTAGACGGGCTGGGCAAGGTCGCTCACCCCGCCGACCGGGTGCCCGTCCGCCGTGCTGATCTTCGTCGCCCGGCGCCAGTCGTCCTCGTCGACGGCACAGCGCCAGTCCAGGGCGGCGGCGAGGAAGGCCCCGGTGCCGGGCAGGTCGCGGGTCTTGATGTCCAGCCAGCAGAACCCGGTCGGGGCGGCGGGGCCGGCGGTCATCCGGTCAGCTCCAGCACCCCGACCGTCTGGTCGCCGCTGGTCTCCCCCGTCGTACGGAAGCCGAGGCCGAGGTAGAAGGCCTCCGGGCCGTCGGGCCCGGGGTGCCAGGTGACGAAGAGGCGGTCGCCGCCGCGGCGGCGGATCTCGGCGGCCACCGCCTCGACGGCGAACCGGCCGTAGCCCATCCCCTGCGCGTCCGCGGCGATGTTGAGCCGCCAGAGCCCGGAGCGGATGTCGGTGCCCGAGCCGTCGCCCTTCCAGTCGATGTCGAGGAAGGCCATCAGGAAGCCGACGGCCCGGTCACCGTCCAGGACGAGCCGGGGCCAGGCGACACCGGGGTGCACGTACGCCTCGGCCAGCGACTTCTCGACCGGCTCCACCAGGTGTTCCTGGTCGGGGCGGATGCGGACGCCGAGCGCGGCGTCGAGGTTGGCGGGGGTTATCTCGGCCAGCTGTGGGGTGGTGGACATGATCGACGAGTTAGCCGGAACGGGTGTGCGGGCCGCAAGTGATTTACGCGGCCTCGTCAGGCACGGTCCGGCTGCTCGTCAGGCCCGGTCCGGTGGTTCGTCAGGCACGGTCCGGCTGCTCGTCGTCCCCGGCCGGCGGCCAGGAATCGCCCCACTCCGCGTCGCGG encodes the following:
- the efeB gene encoding iron uptake transporter deferrochelatase/peroxidase subunit; the protein is MAPEDPSSEAPGTRAPSRRALIGWGGAGLALGAAAAGGAVAVARTGDDRAAPDAGAAIAFHGAHQAGIATPVQDRLHFAAFDVETDDRAEFVAMLKEWTAAARRMTAGKAVGDGGYGGLPEAPPDDTGEALGLKPSRLTLTVGFGPALFDRFGLAGRLPEALVDLPRFAGDNLDKARSGGDLCVQACADDPQVAVHAVRNLARIGFGKVSVRWSQLGFGKTSSTTPEAQTPRNLMGFKDGTRNIAGTETDRLKRFVWVGEKDVDANAAWMKGGSYLVARRIRMHIEPWDRTSLREQEDIFGRDKGEGAPVGRAKERDEPFLKAMLPDAHVRLAHPDSNHGATLLRRGYSFTDGTDGLGRLDAGLFFLAYQRDVRTGFIPVQRNLATDALNEYIQHVGSAVFAVPPGVRDADDWWGRALFTGPSTKD
- the efeU gene encoding iron uptake transporter permease EfeU translates to MFANYLIGLREGLEASLVVCILIAYLVKTDRRDALRPVWAGIGVAVGLALAFGCVLEFGSQELTFKAQEALGGSLSIIAVALVTWMVFWMRRTARHLKADLHGKLDAALRMGTGALVATAFLAVGREGLETSLFVWTSVRASGDGTEGPLAGVLLGLATAVVLGWLFYRGALRINLARFFTWTGGMLVVVAAGVLAYGFHDLQEADFLPGLTDKAFDITGTIPPDSWYGTLLKGVFNFQPDPTVLQVTVWLLYLVPTLALFLAPVGFASGKGKVKIPDEQGQGARGPESTKAP
- a CDS encoding bifunctional DNA primase/polymerase, which produces MSATFGGRSGRQGRISEWLRARRTGRPLDGAADDTGREELLLAAAAAGLPLAPAAHPSGYRCSCDRVGCPTPARHPVSFAWQTQSTTDRAQIERWARHQPGANFITATGMVHDVLDVPFAAGSEALERLLAAGIEVGPVAESESESGEGRLLFFTLTRGTPEDEDEWWPCELDCHPETMDEHPGLRWHCRGSYVLVPPARLPGDLTVHWVRGPEHPLPDPLSLLEILTDACSRHVGEQSDHAGTAWPSRG
- a CDS encoding TetR/AcrR family transcriptional regulator, which produces MANKTAPDSARRSEKSRRAIYDAALALVGEVGYQKTTIEGIAARAGVGKQTIYRWWSSKGEVLLEAFIDLSAQAAEAAARPEVIGDGAEYEIPDTGDLEADLKAVLRATVDELLDPRFEVPSRALAAEGVVNRELGVEFVGKLLEPQLQLYVKRLRAAQERGAVRAEIDPRIALELFVSPLAQRWLQHTGPISYDYTDTLVEYALYGLAPR
- a CDS encoding DUF6243 family protein, with the translated sequence MTRGGAGNMLGVGGSRRNLGRDALRGGPADRRVGGGLDAQAQKRELLRRFQEKQARRGEQEERRGDRTAGDRAADESS
- a CDS encoding VOC family protein, producing MTAGPAAPTGFCWLDIKTRDLPGTGAFLAAALDWRCAVDEDDWRRATKISTADGHPVGGVSDLAQPVYPPGTPAHIAYYLAVDDLDRRTDRAVARGAELVVPPFDAGDQGRLATLVDPVGAAVSLWQPYRFGGWRFPPGSPGTPHRMVLTCERPDRARDFYREVTGTDVAHADFTAAATGSAAPRWELTVGADDPTAVAARVHAHGRGRASWPDDPDRSVLRLTSPDGLTLRVVRARGRI
- a CDS encoding GNAT family N-acetyltransferase; its protein translation is MSTTPQLAEITPANLDAALGVRIRPDQEHLVEPVEKSLAEAYVHPGVAWPRLVLDGDRAVGFLMAFLDIDWKGDGSGTDIRSGLWRLNIAADAQGMGYGRFAVEAVAAEIRRRGGDRLFVTWHPGPDGPEAFYLGLGFRTTGETSGDQTVGVLELTG